A window of the Arachis duranensis cultivar V14167 chromosome 5, aradu.V14167.gnm2.J7QH, whole genome shotgun sequence genome harbors these coding sequences:
- the LOC107490315 gene encoding NADP-dependent malic enzyme: MESTLKALREGESVLDLSPRSTVSGGVEDVYGEDRATEDQLVTPWSFSVASGYTLLRDPQYNKGLAFTEKERDAHYLRGLLPPTVVSQQLQEKQLMNNIRQYQVPLQKYMAMMELQETNERLFYKLLVDNVEELLPIVYTPAVGEACQKYGSIFKRPQGLYISLKEKGKILEVLKNWPERSIQVIVVTDGERILGLGDLGCQGMGIPVGKLALYTALGGLRPSACLPITIDVGTNNENLLNDECYIGLRQKRATGQEYSELLSEFMAAVKQNYGEKVLVQFEDFANHNAFELLAKYGTSHLVFNDDIQGTASVVLAGVVAALKLIGGTLADHTFLFLGAGEAGTGIAELIALEMSKQTKKPIEETRKKIWLVDSKGLIVGSRQNSLQHFKKPWAHDHEPVGTLLEAVKVIKPTVLIGSSGVGKTFTKEVIEAVSSINEKPLVMALSNPTSQSECTAEEAYQWSEGRAIFASGSPFDPFEYKGKVYYSGQANNAYIFPGFGLGLVISGAIRVHDDMLLAASEALAKLVAEEDYKKGLIYPPFSNIRTISANIAANVAAKAYELGLATRLPRPENLVKYAESCMYTPTYRNYR; encoded by the exons ATGGAGAGTACACTGAAGGCCTTGAGAGAGGGTGAGTCAGTGCTTGATCTCAGCCCAAGATCCACCGTTAGCGGCGGCGTTGAGGATGTCTATGGCGAGGATCGTGCCACCGAGGACCAGCTTGTCACCCCATGGTCTTTCTCAGTAGCCAG TGGATACACTTTGCTGAGGGATCCACAATACAACAAAGGACTTGCTTTCACTGAGAAAGAGAGGGATGCACATTATCTCCGTGGACTCTTACCTCCGACAGTTGTCTCCCAGCAACTTCAG GAGAAACAGCTGATGAACAACATCAGACAATATCAGGTTCCTTTGCAAAAATACATGGCTATGATGGAACTTCAG GAAACAAATGAAAGGCTGTTTTACAAGCTTCTTGTTGACAATGTAGAGGAACTGCTCCCAATTGTGTATACTCCCGCCGTCGGCGAGGCTTGCCAGAAATATGGGAGCATCTTCAAGCGTCCTCAGGGTCTTTACATAAGTTTGAAAGAGAA GGGCAAGATCCTTGAGGTACTGAAAAATTGGCCTGAGAGGAGTATTCAAGTTATTGTTGTCACAGATGGCGAGCGAATTTTAGGACTCGGAGACCTTGGATGTCAG GGAATGGGAATTCCTGTTGGAAAATTGGCTTTGTACACAGCACTAGGAGGCCTTCGTCCATCAGCA TGTTTGCCTATTACAATTGATGTTGGGACAAACAATGAGAATTTGCTGAACGACGAGTGTTACATCGGACTTCGACAGAAAAGAGCAACTGGGCAG GAATATTCTGAACTTCTGAGTGAGTTCATGGCTGCTGTAAAGCAAAACTATGGCGAAAAAGTTCTTGTACAG TTTGAAGATTTTGCAAATCACAATGCTTTCGAGTTGCTTGCGAAATACGGCACATCTCATCTAGTCTTCAATGATGATATTCAG GGGACTGCATCTGTTGTTCTTGCCGGGGTCGTGGCAGCATTGAAGCTGATTGGTGGAACTTTAGCCGACCACACTTTCCTGTTCCTCGGTGCCGGCGAG GCAGGAACTGGAATAGCAGAACTTATAGCTCTTGAGATGTCAAAGCag ACAAAGAAACCGATAGAGGAAACTCGCAAGAAGATATGGCTTGTAGACTCAAAG gGATTAATTGTTGGTTCAAGACAGAACTCGCTTCAACACTTCAAGAAGCCTTGGGCTCATGATCATGAGCCAGTTGGAACTCTCTTAGAAGCTGTTAAG GTAATCAAGCCTACAGTTTTGATTGGATCATCAGGAGTTGGAAAAACATTCACAAAGGAAGTAATTGAAGCTGTGTCTTCAATCAATGAA AAACCTCTTGTTATGGCCCTCTCCAATCCAACTTCGCAATCCGAGTGCACAGCCGAAGAGGCTTACCAATGGAGTGAG GGCCGTGCGATTTTTGCTAGTGGGAGTCCATTTGATCCTTTTGAGTACAAAGGAAAAGTTTATTACTCCGGCCAG GCCAACAATGCTTACATCTTCCCTGGCTTTGGTTTGGGGTTGGTGATCTCCGGAGCGATCCGAGTACATGATGATATGCTTCTGGCAGCAT CGGAAGCGTTGGCTAAACTGGTGGCAGAGGAGGACTACAAGAAGGGTTTGATTTACCCGCCATTTTCTAACATAAGAACAATTTCGGCTAATATAGCTGCAAATGTTGCTGCCAAGGCATATGAACTAG GGTTGGCAACACGCCTTCCTCGTCCTGAGAATCTTGTGAAGTATGCGGAAAGTTGCATGTATACCCCAACATACCGCAACTACAGGTGA